One Serinicoccus chungangensis genomic window carries:
- a CDS encoding hemolysin family protein: protein MNALTVILITIGLIVLSAVFVIVEFSLLGARRSRLEHEAEHSPSARAALRSMNELTVMLAGAQLGITACTFALGAVTKPAVDYRLGPVLADLGLPGWVAGGASFAISLLLVTFLHLVVGEMAPKSWAIAHPERAAKLVSLPMRGFIAVVRPLLVWVNSLANRLVSASGITPVDRAMVGGQDAHTIRVLVEQSAAEGALESSYQEQISDALELQDLTLGELAPEHVDLAAVGSDASVEQVQAVAARTGHKRILMLDDDTTDPRVVHVRDTLLHRGEEPAEPVARPAFVLPAATPVYEALTLMRGSGEQLVVLRGDERLVGLVSIADIMHRVLPRERQPQ, encoded by the coding sequence CGCTCCTCGGCGCCCGCCGCAGCCGCCTGGAGCACGAGGCCGAGCACTCGCCGTCCGCCCGTGCCGCTCTGCGCAGCATGAACGAGCTCACCGTCATGCTGGCCGGCGCCCAGCTCGGCATCACGGCGTGCACCTTCGCCCTCGGAGCGGTCACCAAGCCCGCGGTCGACTACCGGCTCGGCCCGGTCCTGGCCGACCTGGGCCTGCCCGGGTGGGTCGCCGGAGGTGCGTCGTTCGCGATCTCCCTCCTGCTCGTCACCTTCCTGCACCTCGTGGTCGGCGAGATGGCGCCCAAGTCGTGGGCGATCGCCCACCCGGAGCGCGCCGCCAAGCTGGTCTCGCTGCCCATGCGCGGCTTCATCGCCGTGGTGCGGCCGCTCCTGGTCTGGGTCAACTCCCTGGCCAACCGGTTGGTCAGCGCCAGCGGCATCACCCCGGTCGACCGCGCGATGGTGGGTGGCCAGGACGCGCACACCATCCGGGTGCTCGTCGAGCAGTCCGCCGCCGAGGGTGCGCTGGAGAGCAGCTACCAGGAGCAGATCTCCGACGCCCTCGAGCTGCAGGACCTCACCCTGGGCGAGCTGGCGCCCGAGCACGTCGACCTCGCCGCGGTCGGCTCCGACGCCTCCGTCGAGCAGGTCCAGGCGGTCGCGGCGCGCACCGGGCACAAGCGGATCCTCATGCTGGACGACGACACCACCGACCCGCGCGTCGTGCACGTCCGCGACACCCTCCTGCACCGCGGCGAGGAGCCGGCCGAGCCGGTGGCGCGCCCCGCGTTCGTCCTGCCCGCCGCCACCCCGGTCTACGAGGCGCTCACCCTCATGCGCGGGTCCGGCGAGCAGCTCGTCGTGCTCCGCGGTGACGAGCGGCTCGTGGGCCTGGTGAGCATCGCGGACATCATGCACCGGGTGCTGCCCCGGGAGCGCCAGCCGCAGTGA
- a CDS encoding MBL fold metallo-hydrolase — MGCSGSVPGPEAAASCYLVTAHDGERPWRVLLDLGSGALGPLQRHTDPLALDAVLLSHLHPDHCLDLTGLSVLRRHGPVPATADLPVWGPPGVAERMARAHGVRRAETLSGFRFGELSDGAPLQIGPLVVTPFAVRHPVPAFGLRVACGDDVLAYSGDTDTCAALAPLLTGAGLALVEAGFGEDDQGRGVHLTPRRAADATRAAGGVGRLVLTHLPPWADPDRALREAGERWSGPVAVAAAGQQWDVGAG, encoded by the coding sequence GTGGGCTGCTCCGGGTCGGTGCCCGGGCCGGAGGCCGCGGCCAGCTGCTACCTCGTCACCGCGCACGACGGGGAGCGGCCCTGGCGCGTGCTGCTCGACCTGGGGTCGGGCGCGCTCGGGCCGCTGCAACGGCATACCGATCCGCTCGCCCTCGACGCCGTCCTGCTCTCCCACCTGCACCCCGACCACTGCCTCGACCTCACCGGCCTGTCGGTGCTGCGGCGTCACGGACCGGTGCCGGCGACGGCCGACCTCCCCGTGTGGGGGCCGCCGGGCGTGGCCGAGCGGATGGCGCGGGCGCACGGGGTGCGGCGGGCCGAGACCCTGTCCGGGTTCCGCTTCGGCGAGCTGTCCGACGGCGCGCCGCTGCAGATCGGACCCCTCGTGGTCACGCCGTTCGCCGTCCGGCACCCCGTCCCCGCCTTCGGGCTGCGGGTCGCGTGCGGTGACGACGTGCTCGCCTACTCCGGGGACACCGACACCTGCGCCGCGCTCGCTCCGCTGCTCACCGGGGCGGGGCTCGCGCTGGTCGAGGCCGGCTTCGGCGAGGACGACCAGGGCCGCGGCGTCCACCTCACGCCGCGGCGGGCGGCCGACGCCACCCGCGCGGCCGGGGGTGTGGGCCGGCTCGTCCTCACGCACCTGCCACCGTGGGCGGACCCGGACCGCGCGCTGCGCGAGGCAGGGGAGCGCTGGTCGGGACCGGTGGCGGTGGCCGCCGCCGGCCAGCAGTGGGACGTCGGGGCGGGCTGA
- a CDS encoding molybdopterin-dependent oxidoreductase — MLLTAGGVTGVGALGVLAGQLLSTVGRAATRTAQAIGLPTPVSTVSVPDDASSDITGHSAYLTDNAEFYRIDTALRVPRVDAQGWTLRVTGMVDEEIEISYDDLLAEEHVEALVTLTCVSNQVGGDLVGNSRWQGWPVRELLARAGVRPEADMVLSRSVDGWTAGTPIEALTDERDSLLAVAMNGEPLPAEHGYPVRLVVPGLYGYVSATKWVTELKVTRFDQDEGYWTPRGWSERGPIKTASRIDVPRSGGELAPDADGAVTLAGVAWAQHRGVDRVEVQVDDGDWQEATLLAEPSVDSWRLWTYTWPEAASGSHQVRVRATDATGETQTEQTAAPAPNGASGWHTVDFSVA, encoded by the coding sequence GTGCTGCTGACGGCCGGAGGGGTGACCGGCGTCGGGGCGCTCGGCGTCCTCGCCGGGCAGCTGCTCAGCACCGTCGGGCGGGCCGCCACCCGGACCGCGCAGGCCATCGGCCTGCCCACCCCGGTGAGTACGGTGAGCGTCCCCGACGACGCGTCCAGCGACATCACCGGCCACTCGGCATACCTCACCGACAACGCCGAGTTCTACCGGATCGACACGGCCCTGCGGGTGCCGCGGGTCGACGCGCAGGGGTGGACGCTGCGGGTGACCGGCATGGTCGACGAGGAGATCGAGATCAGCTACGACGACCTGCTCGCCGAGGAGCACGTCGAGGCTCTGGTGACCCTGACCTGCGTGTCCAACCAGGTCGGGGGCGACCTCGTCGGCAACTCGCGCTGGCAGGGCTGGCCCGTGCGTGAGCTGCTGGCCCGCGCGGGGGTCCGGCCGGAGGCCGACATGGTGCTCTCGCGCAGCGTCGACGGGTGGACCGCCGGCACGCCCATCGAGGCGCTCACCGACGAGCGGGACTCCCTGCTCGCCGTGGCCATGAACGGCGAGCCCCTCCCGGCCGAGCACGGCTACCCGGTGCGGCTGGTCGTGCCGGGCCTCTACGGCTACGTCTCGGCCACCAAGTGGGTCACCGAGCTCAAGGTCACGCGCTTCGACCAGGACGAGGGCTACTGGACCCCCCGCGGGTGGTCCGAGCGCGGCCCGATCAAGACGGCCTCGCGCATCGACGTCCCGCGCTCCGGCGGGGAGCTGGCCCCGGACGCCGACGGCGCCGTCACCCTCGCCGGGGTGGCCTGGGCGCAGCACCGCGGCGTCGACCGCGTCGAGGTGCAGGTCGACGACGGCGACTGGCAGGAGGCGACCCTGCTCGCGGAGCCCAGCGTGGACTCCTGGCGGTTGTGGACCTACACCTGGCCCGAGGCCGCCTCCGGCAGCCACCAGGTGCGCGTGCGGGCGACCGACGCGACCGGCGAGACCCAGACCGAGCAGACCGCCGCCCCGGCCCCGAACGGCGCCAGCGGCTGGCACACGGTGGACTTCTCCGTCGCCTGA
- a CDS encoding MFS transporter: protein MQSYRHLFALTGPLYVVIAFLGRLPLAMSQIAALLAVSGATGSYAAGGATAGALAIANAIGAPVAGSLTDRVGQRPVLLVQSLVGTVGLLGLAALTITLDPGQPWWPLPAAAAVTGAFVPQIGTMARVRWRPISSATPGADPRVMDAAFSYEGSADEASFVLGPALVGVIVAVAAPVTSLVVAALLLGAFGTWFALHPTVALVGAAAPGPGSRVRLLTPALLVLAGTQLGIGMVFGSIQTGTSVLATQAGQPGLTGLLHALLGVGSVLAGLAVVALPERVGHVRRLRVFTSAMALLSLPLLLVGSLTSLAVALLCLGVAIAPSMITAFTLAERTTPARRLGAAMTILAAMTGTGYAIGAALAGRLADLGGHQPAFAVTVVATLVATTLAWAGGHPVRRALTTATTPPPPPHRTSPRAAPDSSSGRTERAVGKTGRPFRVHRTSAAHPTGMTCGCVPDPLEVSPTRVRCALTTRPVRLDDASELR, encoded by the coding sequence GTGCAGTCCTACCGTCATCTCTTCGCCCTGACCGGGCCCCTCTACGTCGTCATCGCCTTCCTCGGGCGGCTCCCGCTCGCCATGTCGCAGATCGCCGCGCTGCTCGCGGTGTCCGGGGCGACCGGGTCGTATGCCGCCGGCGGCGCCACGGCAGGCGCCCTCGCGATCGCCAACGCCATCGGTGCGCCGGTCGCGGGCTCGCTGACCGACCGGGTGGGGCAGCGTCCCGTCCTACTCGTGCAGAGCCTCGTCGGCACCGTCGGGCTGCTCGGGCTCGCCGCCCTGACCATCACCCTGGACCCCGGTCAGCCCTGGTGGCCGCTGCCCGCGGCGGCCGCGGTGACGGGGGCCTTCGTGCCGCAGATCGGGACGATGGCACGGGTGCGCTGGCGGCCGATCAGCAGCGCGACTCCCGGTGCCGACCCTCGTGTCATGGACGCCGCGTTCTCCTACGAGGGGTCGGCCGACGAGGCGTCCTTCGTCCTCGGCCCGGCGCTCGTCGGCGTCATTGTGGCGGTCGCGGCGCCGGTCACCTCGCTCGTCGTCGCCGCGCTGCTCCTGGGGGCCTTCGGGACCTGGTTCGCCCTGCACCCGACGGTGGCCCTCGTCGGCGCGGCCGCGCCCGGGCCCGGCAGCCGGGTGCGCCTGCTGACGCCGGCGCTGCTGGTGCTGGCCGGGACGCAGCTGGGCATCGGCATGGTGTTCGGCTCGATCCAGACGGGCACCTCGGTGCTCGCGACGCAGGCCGGCCAGCCGGGCCTGACCGGGCTGCTCCACGCGCTGCTCGGGGTGGGCAGCGTGCTCGCCGGGCTGGCCGTCGTCGCCCTGCCCGAGCGGGTCGGGCACGTGCGTCGGCTGCGCGTCTTCACCAGCGCGATGGCCCTGCTCTCCCTGCCGCTGCTGCTCGTCGGCTCGCTGACGTCGCTGGCGGTCGCGCTGCTCTGCCTGGGGGTGGCGATCGCGCCGTCGATGATCACGGCCTTCACCCTGGCCGAGCGCACCACCCCCGCCCGCCGGCTGGGCGCCGCGATGACGATCCTCGCGGCGATGACCGGGACCGGGTATGCCATCGGCGCCGCCCTCGCCGGCCGCCTCGCCGACCTCGGCGGCCACCAGCCGGCCTTCGCGGTCACCGTCGTGGCCACCCTCGTCGCCACCACCCTGGCCTGGGCCGGCGGCCACCCCGTGCGTCGCGCCCTCACCACGGCCACCACCCCCCCCCCCCCCCCGCACCGGACGTCTCCTCGAGCCGCACCGGACTCGTCCTCAGGACGCACCGAACGTGCGGTAGGAAAGACCGGACGGCCGTTCCGCGTGCACCGGACGTCCGCCGCACACCCGACGGGTATGACGTGCGGCTGCGTGCCTGACCCGCTCGAGGTCAGTCCGACGCGCGTCCGGTGTGCGCTGACGACGCGTCCGGTGAGGCTGGACGACGCGTCCGAACTGCGCTGA
- a CDS encoding PLP-dependent aminotransferase family protein, translated as MPSLAPASRVADLVLPALPGDGPAYARLAEALRRTIVDGRLPQGVRLPSERDLTGPVGLSRTTVTRAYAELRAQGYLATRRGSGSVVQLPRVPGGRVDHLLTPAGLGEGALDLTVTAAAAPAGIADAYARATEDLGAYLSGTGYYPSGLPVLRERIADRFTARGLATTPDQVLVTPGALAAVAITLRALIQRRDRVLLETPTYPNAIATLQGAGARVVPHPIDHVDHDWEVAALQRTVQQSGARAAYLIPDFHNPTGALMSSAQREEVGGVLRRHGVVPVVDESQAELALEGQPMPEPLGAHVPTAVTAGSASKSFWGGLRVGWLRVPRSRMDEVAASRLQLDLGVPVLEQLVLGHLLDRADVILHEQQARLRERRDTLLLALRSQLPDWQVRVPAGGMSLWCRLPEGSSTALAAAARRYDVALAAGPNFAAAGGLDGWIRLPFVLPPEQLQEVAARLVLAWEDVVAGRAEVGRRDAADRGERPRSIIA; from the coding sequence ATGCCGTCTCTCGCCCCCGCCTCCCGCGTCGCCGACCTCGTGCTGCCGGCGCTGCCGGGGGACGGCCCCGCCTACGCCCGCCTGGCCGAGGCCCTGCGGCGCACGATCGTCGACGGACGGCTGCCGCAGGGCGTCCGGCTCCCGAGCGAGCGGGACCTCACCGGGCCGGTCGGGCTCAGCCGGACCACGGTGACCCGGGCGTACGCCGAGCTGCGCGCGCAGGGGTACCTCGCCACCCGCCGCGGCTCGGGCAGCGTCGTGCAGCTGCCGCGGGTACCGGGGGGCCGCGTCGACCACCTCCTCACCCCCGCGGGCCTGGGCGAGGGGGCGTTGGACCTCACCGTCACGGCCGCGGCGGCCCCGGCCGGCATCGCCGACGCCTACGCCCGCGCCACCGAGGACCTGGGGGCCTACCTGTCCGGCACCGGCTACTACCCCAGCGGCCTGCCGGTGCTGCGCGAGCGGATCGCCGACCGCTTCACCGCCCGCGGCCTGGCCACCACGCCGGACCAGGTGCTCGTCACCCCCGGGGCCCTCGCCGCGGTCGCCATCACGCTGCGCGCGCTGATCCAGCGACGCGACCGGGTCCTGCTGGAGACCCCGACCTACCCCAACGCCATCGCCACCCTGCAGGGCGCCGGGGCACGGGTGGTCCCGCACCCCATCGACCACGTCGACCACGACTGGGAGGTCGCCGCGCTGCAGCGGACGGTGCAGCAGTCGGGGGCGCGGGCGGCCTACCTCATCCCCGACTTCCACAACCCGACCGGCGCGCTCATGAGCAGTGCCCAGCGCGAGGAGGTGGGCGGGGTGCTGCGGCGGCACGGCGTCGTCCCCGTCGTCGACGAGTCCCAGGCCGAGCTGGCCCTGGAGGGCCAGCCCATGCCGGAGCCGCTGGGGGCGCACGTGCCCACCGCGGTGACCGCGGGCAGTGCGAGCAAGTCGTTCTGGGGCGGGTTGCGGGTCGGCTGGCTGCGCGTCCCCCGGTCCCGGATGGACGAGGTCGCGGCCAGCCGGCTCCAGCTGGACCTGGGGGTGCCGGTCCTGGAGCAGCTGGTCCTCGGCCACCTCCTGGACCGGGCCGACGTGATCCTCCACGAGCAGCAGGCACGCCTGCGCGAGCGGCGCGACACCCTGCTCCTGGCCCTGCGCTCCCAGCTGCCCGACTGGCAGGTGCGGGTCCCGGCGGGCGGGATGTCGTTGTGGTGCCGGCTGCCCGAGGGGTCCTCCACCGCGCTGGCGGCCGCCGCCCGCCGCTACGACGTGGCGCTCGCCGCCGGGCCGAACTTCGCCGCCGCCGGCGGTCTGGACGGGTGGATCCGCCTGCCCTTCGTGCTGCCGCCCGAGCAGCTGCAGGAGGTGGCCGCACGCCTCGTCCTGGCCTGGGAGGACGTCGTCGCGGGCCGCGCCGAGGTCGGGCGGCGTGACGCCGCGGACCGTGGTGAGCGCCCGCGGAGCATCATCGCCTGA
- a CDS encoding YczE/YyaS/YitT family protein, with product MGRTGRRALQGARSRARDPRRQLAALGPVEQLRAGRLGRRVVQLLVGLALYGASIGLMVRGVLGNMPWDVLHQGIARHVPLSLGTIIVAASVLVLLLWIPLRQQPGLGTVANALLVGFAADATLWLVAPGEGWLERGALMAGGVVLNGVASAMYIGAQLGPGPRDGLMTGVARRTGWSLRVVRTGIEVTVIALGWLLGGVVGLGTVLYAVAIGPLTQTLLPWFTVDLSTREAR from the coding sequence ATGGGACGGACCGGACGCCGAGCACTACAGGGTGCCAGGAGCCGTGCCCGCGACCCCCGCCGCCAGCTGGCCGCCCTCGGCCCGGTGGAGCAGCTGCGCGCCGGTCGGCTCGGACGAAGGGTCGTCCAGCTGCTCGTGGGGCTGGCCCTCTACGGCGCGTCGATCGGCTTGATGGTGCGCGGGGTGCTCGGCAACATGCCGTGGGACGTCCTGCACCAGGGCATCGCGCGGCACGTCCCGCTGAGCCTGGGCACGATCATCGTCGCCGCGTCGGTCCTCGTGCTGCTCCTCTGGATCCCGCTGCGGCAGCAGCCCGGCCTCGGTACGGTGGCCAACGCCCTGCTGGTGGGGTTCGCGGCCGACGCGACCCTCTGGCTCGTCGCGCCCGGCGAGGGCTGGCTCGAGCGAGGTGCCCTCATGGCCGGTGGGGTGGTGCTCAACGGCGTCGCGAGCGCGATGTACATCGGCGCCCAACTGGGCCCGGGGCCGCGCGACGGGCTGATGACCGGCGTCGCCCGACGCACCGGCTGGTCCCTGCGGGTGGTGCGCACCGGCATCGAGGTCACCGTCATCGCCCTCGGCTGGCTGCTCGGGGGTGTCGTGGGCCTCGGGACCGTCCTCTACGCCGTGGCGATCGGCCCGCTGACCCAGACGCTGCTGCCCTGGTTCACCGTCGACCTCTCCACGCGAGAGGCGCGGTAG
- a CDS encoding DUF7218 family protein → MAGEKKTEDPGPSVKDPEVYEAVREDGASKEKAARIANAAAASSRSDVGERGGEAENYEDRTVDELRERAAELDIEGRSSMTKDELIDALRNH, encoded by the coding sequence ATGGCAGGTGAGAAGAAGACGGAGGACCCGGGGCCCAGCGTCAAGGACCCGGAGGTCTACGAGGCGGTCCGCGAGGACGGCGCCAGCAAGGAGAAGGCCGCGCGGATCGCCAACGCGGCGGCGGCCTCCTCCCGCTCGGACGTCGGCGAGCGCGGCGGCGAGGCCGAGAACTACGAGGACCGGACCGTGGACGAGCTGCGCGAGCGCGCGGCCGAGCTGGACATCGAGGGCCGGTCGTCGATGACCAAGGACGAGCTCATCGACGCCCTGCGGAACCACTGA
- a CDS encoding LLM class F420-dependent oxidoreductase, translating into MANAIDRPVRLGVQVQPQHATYQQIRDTVRRLEDAGVDVVMNWDHFFPLNGEPDGLHFECWTTLGAWAEQTSRVEIGALVTCNSYRNPDLLADMARTVDHVSEGRLILGIGSGWFERDYDEYGYEFGTAGSRLDDLAAAMPRIRERWARLNPAPTRPIPVMIGGGGEKKTLRIVAEHATIWHSFGDADTLRHKLGVLGRHCEDVGRDPGEIEVSVAAAGSLDQGPGEDAEAKYAAGARLFTVHTSGPDHPLDQLDAWLAWRDEHNA; encoded by the coding sequence ATGGCGAACGCCATCGACCGTCCGGTCCGGCTCGGCGTGCAGGTCCAGCCCCAGCACGCGACCTACCAGCAGATCCGTGACACCGTGCGACGGCTGGAGGACGCCGGCGTCGACGTGGTGATGAACTGGGACCACTTCTTCCCGCTCAACGGCGAGCCGGACGGGCTGCACTTCGAGTGCTGGACGACCCTCGGGGCCTGGGCCGAGCAGACCTCGCGCGTGGAGATCGGCGCGCTCGTGACGTGCAACTCCTACCGCAACCCCGACCTGCTCGCCGACATGGCGCGCACCGTCGACCACGTCAGCGAGGGCCGGCTCATCCTGGGCATCGGCTCGGGCTGGTTCGAGCGGGACTACGACGAGTACGGCTACGAGTTCGGCACCGCCGGCTCGCGGCTCGACGACCTGGCCGCCGCGATGCCGCGCATCCGTGAGCGCTGGGCGCGGCTCAACCCGGCGCCGACCCGGCCGATCCCGGTGATGATCGGTGGCGGCGGGGAGAAGAAGACGCTGCGCATCGTGGCCGAGCACGCGACGATCTGGCACTCCTTCGGCGACGCCGACACCCTGCGCCACAAGCTCGGCGTCCTGGGGCGGCACTGCGAGGACGTCGGGCGCGACCCGGGCGAGATCGAGGTGTCGGTCGCGGCCGCCGGGTCCCTGGACCAGGGCCCCGGGGAGGACGCCGAGGCGAAGTACGCCGCGGGTGCCCGGCTCTTCACCGTGCACACCAGCGGCCCCGACCACCCCCTGGACCAGCTGGACGCCTGGCTCGCCTGGCGGGACGAGCACAACGCCTGA
- the rph gene encoding ribonuclease PH — MTSRHDGRSADQLREIRITRNWLDHAEGSVLVEFGRTRVLCAASFTGGVPRWRKGSGKGWTTAEYAMLPRSTHTRSDRESVKGRLGGRTHEISRLIGRSLRAVVDLDALGENTIQLDCDVLQADGGTRTAAITGAYVALVDAVETARAKGLIAKKAEPITGSVAAVSVGVVDGEPVLDLDYPEDSTAETDMNVVMTGDGRFIEVQGTAEGTPFDRELLDALLDLAAEGCAELTARQAAAFGADDMGGTDSHAAGADVDQGPPTW; from the coding sequence ATGACCTCACGCCACGACGGCCGCAGCGCCGACCAGCTCCGCGAGATCCGCATCACCCGCAACTGGCTGGACCACGCCGAGGGCAGCGTGCTGGTGGAGTTCGGCAGGACCCGGGTGCTGTGCGCCGCGTCCTTCACCGGCGGGGTGCCCCGCTGGCGCAAGGGCAGCGGCAAGGGCTGGACGACCGCCGAGTACGCCATGCTGCCGCGCTCCACGCACACCCGCTCGGACCGGGAGTCGGTCAAGGGCCGGCTGGGGGGCCGCACCCACGAGATCAGCCGGCTCATCGGCCGCTCGCTGCGGGCGGTCGTCGACCTGGACGCCCTGGGGGAGAACACCATCCAGCTCGACTGCGACGTCCTGCAGGCCGACGGCGGCACCCGGACGGCGGCCATCACCGGCGCCTACGTCGCCCTCGTCGACGCCGTCGAGACCGCCCGCGCCAAGGGCCTCATCGCCAAGAAGGCCGAGCCCATCACCGGCTCGGTGGCAGCCGTCAGCGTCGGTGTCGTCGACGGCGAGCCGGTGCTCGACCTGGACTACCCCGAGGACTCCACCGCCGAGACCGACATGAATGTCGTCATGACCGGCGACGGACGGTTCATCGAGGTGCAGGGCACCGCCGAGGGCACCCCCTTCGACCGGGAGCTGCTCGACGCCCTGCTCGACCTCGCCGCCGAGGGCTGCGCCGAGCTCACCGCCCGCCAGGCCGCGGCCTTCGGCGCCGACGACATGGGCGGCACCGACAGCCACGCCGCGGGGGCGGACGTCGACCAGGGGCCGCCGACGTGGTGA
- the rdgB gene encoding RdgB/HAM1 family non-canonical purine NTP pyrophosphatase: MSGSATPGGPDRRVVLATRNPGKVVELRDILADALDRAGLELVGLDAFPELEDVVESGVTFAQNALLKARYAAAATGLPALADDSGLAVDVLGGAPGIFSARWSGPLGDATGRTTDEANNDLLLAQLADVPDEHRGAGFVCAAALVLPEGTERVREGRCRGVLARAPRGGNGFGYDPLLVRPDGRTLAEHTSAEKHAVSHRGEAFRALAADVADLLT; this comes from the coding sequence GTGAGCGGGTCCGCGACCCCCGGGGGGCCGGACCGCCGGGTCGTCCTGGCGACCCGCAACCCGGGCAAGGTCGTCGAGCTGCGCGACATCCTCGCCGACGCGCTGGACCGGGCCGGCCTGGAGCTCGTCGGGCTGGACGCCTTCCCCGAGCTCGAGGACGTCGTCGAGTCCGGGGTCACCTTTGCGCAGAACGCCCTGCTCAAGGCCCGGTACGCCGCCGCCGCCACCGGGCTGCCGGCGCTCGCCGACGACTCCGGCCTGGCGGTCGACGTGCTGGGCGGGGCGCCGGGGATCTTCTCGGCCCGCTGGTCCGGCCCGCTGGGCGACGCCACCGGCCGCACCACGGACGAGGCCAACAACGACCTGCTGCTCGCCCAGCTCGCCGACGTGCCCGACGAGCACCGGGGCGCCGGGTTCGTCTGCGCCGCGGCGCTGGTCCTGCCCGAGGGCACCGAGCGGGTCCGGGAGGGGCGCTGCCGGGGCGTGCTGGCCCGCGCGCCGCGGGGTGGCAACGGCTTCGGCTACGACCCGCTGCTGGTCCGCCCGGACGGGCGCACCCTCGCCGAGCACACCAGCGCCGAGAAGCATGCCGTCTCCCACCGTGGCGAGGCCTTCCGGGCCCTGGCCGCCGACGTGGCCGACCTCCTGACCTGA
- the thrC gene encoding threonine synthase produces MPHQWRGVIAEYADRLPASITEHVVTLREGGTPLIPAEHLSELVGAQVHVKYEGLNPTGSFKDRGMTAAISDAARQGAQAVICASTGNTSASAAAYATKAGMECGVLVPDGKIAMGKLSQAIAGGATLIQVRGNFDDCLTLARKLAEAYPVELVNSVNPARIEGQKTAAFEVVDALGDAPDIHCLPVGNAGNITAYWKGYGEYADPHAPGAGGHAPATRRPQMWGFQAAGAAPIVKGHPVDDPETIATAIRIGNPASWPQALAAQEESGGVIEAVTDEEILAAHRLLSSREGIFVEPASAASVAGLLKRHAAGQVPAGATVVCTVTGHGLKDPQWALKGADGSDVDPVRVQVDVVSVADALGLE; encoded by the coding sequence ATGCCCCACCAGTGGCGCGGCGTGATCGCCGAGTATGCCGACCGTCTGCCCGCGTCGATCACCGAGCACGTGGTCACGCTGCGCGAGGGCGGCACCCCGCTCATCCCCGCCGAGCACCTCAGCGAGCTGGTGGGGGCGCAGGTGCACGTCAAGTACGAGGGCCTCAACCCCACCGGGTCGTTCAAGGACCGCGGCATGACGGCGGCCATCAGCGACGCCGCGCGCCAGGGCGCCCAGGCGGTCATCTGCGCCTCGACGGGCAACACCAGCGCCAGCGCGGCGGCCTACGCCACCAAGGCCGGGATGGAGTGCGGCGTGCTCGTCCCCGACGGCAAGATCGCCATGGGCAAGCTCAGCCAGGCCATCGCCGGGGGGGCGACGCTCATCCAGGTCCGGGGCAACTTCGACGACTGCCTCACGCTCGCCCGCAAGCTGGCCGAGGCCTACCCCGTCGAGCTGGTCAACTCGGTCAACCCGGCGCGCATCGAGGGCCAGAAGACCGCGGCCTTCGAGGTCGTCGACGCGCTCGGGGACGCGCCCGACATCCACTGCCTGCCGGTGGGGAACGCGGGCAACATCACCGCCTACTGGAAGGGCTACGGCGAGTACGCCGACCCGCACGCCCCCGGGGCCGGCGGCCACGCGCCCGCGACCCGGCGACCGCAGATGTGGGGCTTCCAGGCGGCCGGCGCCGCGCCGATCGTCAAGGGCCACCCGGTCGACGACCCGGAGACCATCGCCACCGCCATCCGCATCGGCAACCCGGCCTCGTGGCCGCAGGCGCTGGCCGCGCAGGAGGAGTCCGGCGGGGTCATCGAGGCGGTGACCGACGAGGAGATCCTCGCGGCGCACCGGCTGCTGTCCTCGCGCGAGGGGATCTTCGTCGAGCCGGCGTCGGCGGCCTCGGTCGCCGGGCTGCTCAAGCGGCACGCCGCGGGCCAGGTCCCGGCCGGCGCGACGGTCGTCTGCACGGTCACCGGCCACGGCCTCAAGGACCCGCAGTGGGCGCTCAAGGGTGCCGACGGCAGCGACGTCGACCCGGTGCGCGTCCAGGTGGACGTCGTGAGCGTCGCCGACGCCCTCGGGCTGGAGTGA